CACAACTGCGCGTGGCAATGGCAATGATGGACTGTGGTATCAGTTGAAGAAAAATACACAGCTTCATGTGATTTCGGGCGCGACCCTGGGCGAGAAAGATCGTCAGCGGCATGTGTGTTTTGATCGCGATTGTCTCGATCAAATTCTGTTGCGCGTTCAAGCTCGCGGCATTAAGCACAAAATTCGTCGCGAAAGACCGCTGAATTTTTTGGTAAAAGACTACTCTGGACAAGTGGTAGAGCTTGCAGAAGTGGTGAATTAGAGTTTAATTTT
This Cyanobacteria bacterium FACHB-DQ100 DNA region includes the following protein-coding sequences:
- a CDS encoding VOC family protein; amino-acid sequence: MIMLLGAYAVAMWLFLTSAPKVHTVMVSDLESARDFYGGMLKLAVAEVPLHYYYNYEQSLGTAGINPMYLSGSMGSTTARGNGNDGLWYQLKKNTQLHVISGATLGEKDRQRHVCFDRDCLDQILLRVQARGIKHKIRRERPLNFLVKDYSGQVVELAEVVN